Proteins encoded in a region of the Verrucomicrobiota bacterium genome:
- a CDS encoding OmpA family protein, producing the protein MKTMIELIYRFKILILCAGVAFLAGCASEDLQDPGAGAGAGSAGANAGGWDSATEMPADRTFGVGDSFDPDKNLDKQTLKLYNVQFGFDSSTIAPDQRSKLETVATYLKQNADMNIYILGHTDERGTADYNRALGERRAIACRDYLIGLGISGKRVGTLSYGFERPLDKVNNEKAWALNRRCEFGIVKK; encoded by the coding sequence ATGAAAACAATGATCGAACTTATCTATCGTTTCAAAATCCTCATTCTATGTGCTGGTGTCGCCTTCTTGGCTGGTTGTGCTTCCGAAGACCTGCAGGATCCCGGCGCAGGCGCAGGCGCGGGAAGTGCGGGGGCTAACGCAGGAGGTTGGGATTCTGCGACTGAAATGCCTGCCGACCGTACTTTTGGAGTGGGTGATAGTTTTGATCCTGACAAAAATCTCGATAAACAAACCCTTAAACTGTATAACGTGCAGTTTGGATTCGATAGCTCCACGATCGCTCCAGATCAGCGTTCGAAGCTTGAGACTGTCGCAACCTATCTGAAACAAAACGCTGATATGAATATTTATATCCTCGGGCACACGGATGAGCGCGGAACAGCCGATTATAACCGTGCCTTGGGTGAACGCCGTGCGATTGCTTGCCGTGATTATTTGATCGGTCTGGGTATCAGCGGGAAGAGGGTGGGAACATTGAGTTATGGATTTGAACGTCCTCTGGATAAAGTGAATAACGAAAAAGCTTGGGCTCTTAACCGTCGTTGTGAATTTGGTATCGTAAAGAAATAA